In a genomic window of Caloenas nicobarica isolate bCalNic1 chromosome 1, bCalNic1.hap1, whole genome shotgun sequence:
- the LOC135991196 gene encoding cytochrome c oxidase assembly factor 4 homolog, mitochondrial, with amino-acid sequence MARPGHARNPPALEEDEDEDPVDAMIGRTGCLAQHRALQDCMAERQDWRHCQAQLRAFGECMARWQRPRQPPPAHREPAGD; translated from the coding sequence aTGGCCAGACCCGGCCACGCCAGGAACCCGCCGGCGCTGGAGGAAGACGAGGACGAGGACCCCGTGGACGCCATGATCGGGCGGACGGGCTGCCTGGCGCAGCACCGGGCGCTGCAGGACTGCATGGCGGAGCGGCAGGACTGGCGGCACTGCCAGGCCCAGCTCCGCGCGTTCGGCGAGTGCATGGCACGGTGGCAGCGGCCCCGCCAGCCGCCCCCAGCCCACCGCGAGCCCGCCGGCGACTGA
- the PAAF1 gene encoding proteasomal ATPase-associated factor 1 produces the protein MAATLRIQSDWSQVLRRDEGEAWLSCRSPGKPTLYGSLTRRGLSTEGVPDIAASEGFVVGEVTKKSIVVSCPRENVSTKFLAPYTTFCGIHQKSITCLDISSGGGLGVSTSTDGTMKIWQAANGEIRRLLEGHVYDVNCCRFFPSGLVVLSGGMDAQLKVWSAEDASCVVTFKGHKGGILDTAIVDRGRNVLSCSRDGTARLWDCGKSACLGVIADCGSPINGIAVGTADNSLNLGTPEKPPSDREIGTERKILLLAREDKKLQGVGLQSRQPVFLFIGSDAFNCCTFLSSTYILAGTQDGNIYQLDVRNTNTPIQVIHRSGAPVLSLLPYRDGFVASQGDGTCFVIQQDLDYVLDLTEADCDPVYKVASWEKQIYTCCRDGIVRRYQLSDL, from the exons ATGGCGGCGACGCTGCGGATCCAGAGCGACTGGAGCCAGGTGCTGAG GAGGGACGAGGGCGAGGCCTGGCTGAGCTGCCGGAGCCCTG GAAAACCAACCCTGTATGGCAGCCTGACCCGCCGTGGGCTCAGCACCGAAGGTGTCCCTGACATCGCTGCTTCCGAGGGCTTCGTGGTTGGGGAGGTCACCAAG AAAAGCATCGTCGTTTCTTGTCCTCGTGAAAATGTGTCCACAAAGTTCCTGGCCCCGTACACAACTTTTTGTGGAATTCATCAGAAAAGC ATTACCTGTCTTGACATTTCCAGTGGCGGAGGGCTTGGCGTCTCCACCAGCACAGACGGGACCATGAAAATCTGGCAGGCGGCGAACGGAGAAATAAGA agaCTTTTGGAAGGCCATGTGTATGATGTGAATTGTTGCAGGTTTTTCCCGTCGGGCCTCGTGGTTCTGAGCGGGGGAATGGATGCCCAGCTCAAGGTCTGGTCAGCGGAAGACGCCAGCTGCGTAGTCACGTTTAAAGGTCACAAAGGAG GTATTTTGGACACTGCCATTGTGGATCGGGGAAGAAACGTCCTTTCCTGCTCCAGGGACGGCACCGCCCGTCTCTGGGACTGCGGAAAATCCGCCTGTCTGGGTGTCATCGCCGACTGCGGCTCTCCCATCAACGGCATTGCCGTGGGTACCGCCGACAACTCGCTGAACCTGGGCACGCCTGAAAAACCTCCTA GTGATCGTGAGATTGGGACAGAAAGGAAGATCCTGCTGCTGGCTCGAGAAGACAAGAAGCTACAAGGGgtggggctgcagagcaggcagccG GTGTTCCTCTTCATCGGATCAGACGCCTTCAACTGCTGCACGTTCCTCTCAAGCACCTACATCCTCGCAGGGACTCAGGACGGGAACATCTATCAGCTGGATGTGCGAAACACAAA CACCCCAATCCAGGTCATCCACAGATCGGGAGCACCGGTGCTTTCGCTGCTCCCGTACCGAGACGGATTTGTTGCCAGCCAAG GTGATGGAACCTGCTTTGTCATTCAGCAAGACCTCGATTACGTCCTCGATCTCACAGAAGCAGACTGCGACCCTGTGTACAAG gTAGCTTCTTGGGAGAAGCAAATTTACACGTGCTGCAGAGATGGGATAGTGAGGAGATACCAACTGTCCGACCTTTAA
- the DNAJB13 gene encoding dnaJ homolog subfamily B member 13 isoform X1, whose protein sequence is MGQDYYAVLELRRSATDAEIKKAYRRLALKNHPLKCKEPWAPERFRQLAEAYDVLSDPMKKGIYDKFGEEGLKGGIPEEFSNDNPWTAGYVFHNNPNKVFREFFGGDNPFAEFFAEDGSELIVPFGGLRGRGAMKQDPPIVRDLYLSLEDLFYGCTKKIKISRRVMNEDNQTSTIRDKILTIDVQPGWKQGTRVTFEKEGDQGPNVIPADITFIVQEKLHPRFKRADDNLIFVATVPLGKALTGCAVPVKTLDGRLLNIPINDIVDPKYCKVVPGEGMPLPHDPRRKGDLLIYFDICFPKKLTPDQKMLLRSALLS, encoded by the exons ATGGGGCAGGATTACTACGCCGTGCTGGAGCTGCGCCGCAGCGCCACGGACGCCGAAATCAAGAAGGC CTATAGGAGACTGGCCTTGAAGAACCATCCTTTAAAATGCAAGGAGCCCTGGGCGCCCGAGAGGTTCAGGCAGCTGGCGGAGGCCTATGATGTGCTGAGCGACC CCATGAAGAAAGGCATCTACGACAAGTTTGGAGAGGAGGGGCTCAAAGGCGGCATCCCTGAGGAGTTCAGCAATGACAATCCCTGGACTGCTGGCTACGTGTTCCACAACAACCCCAACAAAGTCTTCAGGGAGTTCTTTGGTGGCGATAACCCCTTTGCGG AGTTCTTTGCCGAGGACGGCTCGGAGTTGATCGTGCCCTTCGGGGGGCTGCGAGGACGAGGGGCCATGAAGCAAGACCCTCCGATAGTGCGGGATCTCTACCTCTCCCTTGAGGATCTGTTCTATGGCTGCACCAAGAAGATTAAAATCTCTCGCAGG GTGATGAATGAAGACAATCAAACGAGCACCATCAGAGACAAGATCCTGACGATCGACGTGCAGCCGGGGTGGAAGCAGGGCACCAGGGTCACCTTTGAGAAGGAAGGAGACCAG GGCCCAAATGTCATTCCAGCCGACATCACCTTCATTGTCCAAGAGAAACTCCACCCCAGGTTTAAAAGAGCTGACGACAACCTCATTTTTGTTGCCACTGTCCCGCTGGGAAAG GCGCTGACGGGCTGCGCGGTGCCCGTGAAAACGCTGGACGGGCGGTTGCTGAACATCCCCATCAACGACATCGTGGA ccCCAAATACTGTAAAGTGGTGCCAGGGGAGGGGATGCCGCTGCCGCACGACCCCCGGCGCAAGGGCGACCTCCTCATCTATTTTGACATCTGCTTTCCCAAGAAGCTCACGCCTGACCAGAAAATGCTCTTGAGAAGTGCCCTCCTGTCCTAG
- the DNAJB13 gene encoding dnaJ homolog subfamily B member 13 isoform X2, with protein MGQDYYAVLELRRSATDAEIKKAYRRLALKNHPLKCKEPWAPERFRQLAEAYDVLSDPMKKGIYDKFGEEGLKGGIPEEFSNDNPWTAGYVFHNNPNKVFREFFGGDNPFAEFFAEDGSELIVPFGGLRGRGAMKQDPPIVRDLYLSLEDLFYGCTIFVATVPLGKALTGCAVPVKTLDGRLLNIPINDIVDPKYCKVVPGEGMPLPHDPRRKGDLLIYFDICFPKKLTPDQKMLLRSALLS; from the exons ATGGGGCAGGATTACTACGCCGTGCTGGAGCTGCGCCGCAGCGCCACGGACGCCGAAATCAAGAAGGC CTATAGGAGACTGGCCTTGAAGAACCATCCTTTAAAATGCAAGGAGCCCTGGGCGCCCGAGAGGTTCAGGCAGCTGGCGGAGGCCTATGATGTGCTGAGCGACC CCATGAAGAAAGGCATCTACGACAAGTTTGGAGAGGAGGGGCTCAAAGGCGGCATCCCTGAGGAGTTCAGCAATGACAATCCCTGGACTGCTGGCTACGTGTTCCACAACAACCCCAACAAAGTCTTCAGGGAGTTCTTTGGTGGCGATAACCCCTTTGCGG AGTTCTTTGCCGAGGACGGCTCGGAGTTGATCGTGCCCTTCGGGGGGCTGCGAGGACGAGGGGCCATGAAGCAAGACCCTCCGATAGTGCGGGATCTCTACCTCTCCCTTGAGGATCTGTTCTATGGCTGCAC CATTTTTGTTGCCACTGTCCCGCTGGGAAAG GCGCTGACGGGCTGCGCGGTGCCCGTGAAAACGCTGGACGGGCGGTTGCTGAACATCCCCATCAACGACATCGTGGA ccCCAAATACTGTAAAGTGGTGCCAGGGGAGGGGATGCCGCTGCCGCACGACCCCCGGCGCAAGGGCGACCTCCTCATCTATTTTGACATCTGCTTTCCCAAGAAGCTCACGCCTGACCAGAAAATGCTCTTGAGAAGTGCCCTCCTGTCCTAG
- the LOC136003209 gene encoding putative mitochondrial transporter UCP3 isoform X2, which yields MVGLKPPEVPPTAAVKFFSAGTAACIADLCTFPLDTAKVRLQIQGEVRIPRSTSTVEYRGVLGTLSTMVRTEGPRSLYSGLAAGLQRQMSFASIRIGLYDSVKQLYTPKGAESAGLAARLLAGCTTGAVAVTCAQPTDVVKVRFQANGAMPDGARRYSGTVDAYRTIAREEGVRGLWRGTLPNIARNAIINCGELVTYDLIKDALLRAQLMTDNVPCHFVAAFGAGFCATVVASPVDVVKTRYMNAGPGQYRNVLSCLLALLMQDGVAGLYKGFVPSFLRLGSWNIVMFISYEQLQRVVMLARPAQS from the exons ATGGTGGGTCTGAAGCCCCCCGAGGTGCCCCCGACAGCCGCCGTGAAGTTCTTCAGCGCGGGGACGGCCGCCTGCATCGCCGACCTCTGCACGTTCCCCCTGGACACCGCTAAAGTGCGCCTGCAG ATCCAGGGCGAGGTGCGGATCCCCCGCAGCACCAGCACTGTGGAGTATCGGGGTGTTTTGGGGACGCTGAGCACCATGGTGAGGACGGAGGGACCCCGCAGCCTGTACAGCGGGCTGGCAGCCGGGCTGCAGCGCCAGATGAGCTTTGCCTCCATCCGCATCGGCCTCTACGACTCGGTGAAGCAGCTCTACACCCCCAAGGGGGCTGAGA GCGCAGGGCTGGCAGCGCGGCTGCTGGCAGGCTGCACCACGGGGGCGGTGGCGGTGACGTGCGCCCAGCCCACCGACGTGGTCAAGGTGCGGTTCCAGGCCAACGGGGCCATGCCGGACGGCGCCCGCCGGTACAGTGGCACTGTGGACGCTTATCGCACCATCGCCAGGGAGGAGGGCGTCCGAGGGCTGTGGAGAG GGACGCTGCCCAACATCGCCCGCAACGCCATCATCAACTGTGGGGAGCTCGTCACCTACGACCTCATCAAGGACGCGCTGCTGCGGGCGCAGCTGATGACAG ATAACGTCCCCTGCCACTTTGTAGCCGCCTTCGGGGCGGGTTTCTGCGCCACTGTGGTGGCATCGCCGGTGGACGTGGTGAAGACGCGGTACATGAACGCCGGCCCCGGGCAGTATCGGAACGTGCTCAGCTGCCTCCTGGCGCTGCTCATGCAGGATGGCGTTGCTGGCCTCTATAAGGG GTTCGTCCCCTCCTTCCTGCGCCTCGGCTCCTGGAACATCGTGATGTTCATCTCCTATGAGCAGTTGCAGCGCGTGGTGATGCTGGCCCGGCCGGCGCAATCCTGA
- the LOC136003209 gene encoding putative mitochondrial transporter UCP3 isoform X1, giving the protein MVGLKPPEVPPTAAVKFFSAGTAACIADLCTFPLDTAKVRLQIQGEVRIPRSTSTVEYRGVLGTLSTMVRTEGPRSLYSGLAAGLQRQMSFASIRIGLYDSVKQLYTPKGAESRGSQRPLSPGAGLAARLLAGCTTGAVAVTCAQPTDVVKVRFQANGAMPDGARRYSGTVDAYRTIAREEGVRGLWRGTLPNIARNAIINCGELVTYDLIKDALLRAQLMTDNVPCHFVAAFGAGFCATVVASPVDVVKTRYMNAGPGQYRNVLSCLLALLMQDGVAGLYKGFVPSFLRLGSWNIVMFISYEQLQRVVMLARPAQS; this is encoded by the exons ATGGTGGGTCTGAAGCCCCCCGAGGTGCCCCCGACAGCCGCCGTGAAGTTCTTCAGCGCGGGGACGGCCGCCTGCATCGCCGACCTCTGCACGTTCCCCCTGGACACCGCTAAAGTGCGCCTGCAG ATCCAGGGCGAGGTGCGGATCCCCCGCAGCACCAGCACTGTGGAGTATCGGGGTGTTTTGGGGACGCTGAGCACCATGGTGAGGACGGAGGGACCCCGCAGCCTGTACAGCGGGCTGGCAGCCGGGCTGCAGCGCCAGATGAGCTTTGCCTCCATCCGCATCGGCCTCTACGACTCGGTGAAGCAGCTCTACACCCCCAAGGGGGCTGAGA GCCGGGGGTCCCAGCGCCCGCTGTCTCCAGGCGCAGGGCTGGCAGCGCGGCTGCTGGCAGGCTGCACCACGGGGGCGGTGGCGGTGACGTGCGCCCAGCCCACCGACGTGGTCAAGGTGCGGTTCCAGGCCAACGGGGCCATGCCGGACGGCGCCCGCCGGTACAGTGGCACTGTGGACGCTTATCGCACCATCGCCAGGGAGGAGGGCGTCCGAGGGCTGTGGAGAG GGACGCTGCCCAACATCGCCCGCAACGCCATCATCAACTGTGGGGAGCTCGTCACCTACGACCTCATCAAGGACGCGCTGCTGCGGGCGCAGCTGATGACAG ATAACGTCCCCTGCCACTTTGTAGCCGCCTTCGGGGCGGGTTTCTGCGCCACTGTGGTGGCATCGCCGGTGGACGTGGTGAAGACGCGGTACATGAACGCCGGCCCCGGGCAGTATCGGAACGTGCTCAGCTGCCTCCTGGCGCTGCTCATGCAGGATGGCGTTGCTGGCCTCTATAAGGG GTTCGTCCCCTCCTTCCTGCGCCTCGGCTCCTGGAACATCGTGATGTTCATCTCCTATGAGCAGTTGCAGCGCGTGGTGATGCTGGCCCGGCCGGCGCAATCCTGA